A single window of uncultured Methanospirillum sp. DNA harbors:
- a CDS encoding RNA-processing protein, with translation MDSKQSDQTGNQQITSHYWYNECKSVEGSDSSDMTQLYSGFIANIANVDKFSVLPNWQEAVVKGICKDKDEYYSSLREICMFWSRKELQIYNSSEEVRLIKLMLILRETDQMISRLSEQIIFWLSMGENGSDSSSPVKKGQDSIREVALGSGNDGITLLCRSLVSMKESRAGLVRDISTRCERLLPNSSIIVGPLVAARLLVEAGSLRHLSQMPASKIQVLGARNALFSHLSSGSPPPKHGLIFEHKRIHSASRKIRGRVSRTLAANLAIAVRIDYYRGIGDATFLERARLRIEKAGRKS, from the coding sequence ATGGATTCAAAACAATCTGATCAAACCGGCAACCAGCAGATAACTTCTCATTACTGGTACAATGAGTGCAAGTCGGTTGAGGGGTCTGACTCATCTGATATGACTCAACTCTACTCCGGATTCATAGCAAATATCGCAAATGTAGATAAATTTTCGGTCCTTCCCAATTGGCAGGAGGCAGTTGTCAAGGGTATCTGTAAAGATAAGGATGAATATTACTCCTCACTTCGTGAGATCTGTATGTTCTGGTCCCGGAAAGAGTTGCAGATTTATAACTCATCCGAAGAGGTCAGGCTGATAAAACTGATGCTGATACTTCGTGAGACTGATCAGATGATCAGCCGCCTGTCTGAACAGATCATCTTCTGGCTCTCGATGGGGGAGAATGGGTCTGACTCAAGTAGCCCGGTTAAAAAAGGTCAGGATTCTATCAGGGAGGTAGCGTTAGGAAGTGGGAATGATGGTATTACACTACTTTGTCGCAGTCTAGTAAGCATGAAGGAGAGCCGGGCAGGACTGGTCCGTGATATTTCAACAAGATGCGAGAGACTCCTTCCCAACAGTAGTATTATAGTGGGTCCCCTGGTTGCTGCAAGGCTGCTTGTAGAGGCAGGTAGTTTGAGGCACTTATCTCAAATGCCAGCATCAAAGATCCAGGTTCTGGGGGCCCGCAATGCTCTCTTCTCCCATCTCTCATCAGGCTCTCCCCCTCCTAAACACGGGCTTATCTTTGAGCACAAACGCATACATTCTGCATCCCGTAAGATTAGGGGGAGGGTCTCCCGGACGCTTGCTGCAAATCTTGCCATTGCAGTTAGAATTGATTACTACCGGGGGATAGGGGATGCAACATTTCTGGAACGAGCACGGTTACGGATAGAAAAGGCGGGAAGAAAGTCTTGA
- a CDS encoding tripartite tricarboxylate transporter permease: MIPLLSGLVIGLACGVISGLIPGIHSNTMAGIMAGLSPALIPFIGVEGLAAALISMLISHSFLDLIPSAFFGVPDSGTALSVLPAHALTMDGKGEEAVRLSAIGCVYGVIFGVPVSVMAYLALPQIQSSIDWFTGPVLVLIMGLIIIQEESVIWGLLIFMSSGLLGLFAFRYQYLVWGMNGESTVLMPLLTGLFGLSVLISSSHAPVPRQRFTDLGLETGTILYASLSGTIAGLLVGWLPGLSTASATAVINARIKYDTNRRTYLVAAGAAACANVVIGLAAFYGIERTRNGVMVMISSLDPPSFWVLLLITVIASGAAYLITLRLSSYARWFSGVDGKKLNTLVAGFVILLCGVISGPFGLFILACATGIGLIPVLLNLSRVTCMGVVTLPVILYSLGLWGF; this comes from the coding sequence ATGATTCCCTTACTATCAGGGCTTGTGATCGGGCTTGCTTGTGGTGTCATAAGTGGTCTGATCCCGGGTATTCATTCAAACACCATGGCAGGAATCATGGCTGGCCTTTCTCCTGCTTTAATCCCGTTTATCGGTGTAGAGGGTCTTGCTGCTGCTCTGATCTCCATGCTTATCAGTCACTCGTTTCTTGATCTGATCCCATCCGCATTCTTTGGAGTTCCGGACTCCGGAACTGCCTTGTCAGTGCTTCCCGCACATGCACTGACCATGGATGGAAAAGGGGAAGAGGCAGTCAGGCTTTCAGCTATTGGTTGTGTATATGGTGTTATTTTCGGTGTGCCTGTTTCTGTGATGGCATATCTTGCCCTGCCTCAGATCCAGTCTTCCATCGACTGGTTCACCGGTCCGGTGCTTGTTCTGATTATGGGTCTGATAATTATTCAGGAAGAGTCTGTAATCTGGGGCCTTTTGATCTTTATGTCTTCGGGACTGCTCGGGCTTTTTGCGTTCAGGTACCAGTATCTTGTCTGGGGCATGAATGGTGAGAGTACGGTTCTGATGCCTCTTCTGACCGGGTTGTTTGGACTGTCTGTGTTAATCTCCTCTTCCCATGCTCCGGTTCCACGACAACGGTTTACAGATCTTGGGCTTGAAACAGGAACCATTCTGTATGCGTCACTCTCCGGGACAATTGCCGGTCTTCTGGTTGGATGGCTCCCGGGCCTGTCAACAGCATCTGCAACTGCTGTGATTAATGCCAGAATAAAATATGATACAAACCGGCGAACCTATCTGGTTGCTGCCGGAGCTGCAGCCTGTGCAAACGTGGTGATCGGCCTTGCTGCTTTTTACGGAATTGAAAGAACCAGGAACGGTGTCATGGTGATGATATCATCTCTGGATCCACCTTCGTTTTGGGTCCTTCTCCTGATTACGGTAATTGCATCAGGGGCAGCTTATCTGATAACCCTGCGCCTTTCCTCTTATGCAAGGTGGTTCTCAGGAGTTGATGGCAAAAAACTCAACACTCTTGTGGCCGGGTTTGTGATTCTTCTCTGCGGAGTCATATCCGGCCCATTTGGATTATTTATCCTCGCCTGTGCAACTGGGATTGGTCTGATTCCTGTGCTTCTGAACCTCTCACGCGTAACCTGTATGGGAGTTGTAACATTGCCTGTTATTCTATATTCACTTGGGCTCTGGGGATTTTGA
- a CDS encoding uroporphyrinogen-III synthase, with product MKIAITRLRGKELDDQQRCARRGHDCYPVTPLTGEIDQDQIDLFIEQVREERFDCIFFTSALPAHKIGPLLGQCPLPRVIAIGPQTAKALRESGVPCEVLPEYYSRAFVPYLGEWISGKTIGIPRSDAPNPGLLNAISEAGAIPAEFTIYSLIPTYEELDLNSAEAVLFTSAFSFKSAIWKRREDLIIVAIGDVTGSAMEDAGLPPDVVGDGSLEGTLDELNMFLLMNP from the coding sequence ATGAAGATCGCAATTACCAGGCTTCGGGGGAAGGAACTGGATGATCAGCAGAGATGCGCACGTCGCGGACATGATTGTTACCCGGTAACACCGCTGACAGGGGAGATTGATCAGGATCAGATCGATCTCTTCATTGAACAGGTGCGCGAGGAACGATTTGACTGCATATTCTTTACCAGTGCCCTTCCTGCCCACAAAATTGGCCCTCTTCTTGGACAGTGCCCACTTCCCCGGGTTATTGCAATAGGCCCGCAGACTGCCAAGGCACTTCGCGAATCCGGTGTTCCCTGTGAAGTATTGCCTGAGTATTACTCACGGGCTTTTGTCCCGTACCTGGGCGAGTGGATATCAGGAAAAACCATCGGCATCCCCCGGTCTGATGCACCAAATCCAGGATTATTGAATGCTATCTCAGAGGCAGGAGCAATTCCTGCGGAGTTCACTATTTACTCCCTGATACCAACCTATGAAGAACTCGATCTGAATAGTGCAGAAGCGGTGCTATTCACAAGTGCATTCTCGTTTAAATCTGCAATATGGAAACGAAGGGAGGATCTGATCATCGTTGCAATCGGGGATGTCACTGGATCAGCCATGGAAGATGCTGGCCTGCCCCCTGATGTTGTAGGCGATGGTTCCCTTGAAGGGACACTTGATGAGTTGAACATGTTTCTCCTGATGAACCCCTGA
- a CDS encoding RNA-guided pseudouridylation complex pseudouridine synthase subunit Cbf5: MQTTSEVKLTGKPIIPLQNGGGILLIDKPRGPSSHQVAAWVREMTGVSQVGHTGTLDPQVSGVLVVLLGKAVRLTSILHLDEKEYICLMRLQGSVSQQDLEKNIAEFTGKIYQRPPRKSAVKRALRIREILELEILSREDRLVLLRVRCDSGTYIRSLCHHIGMALGVGAHMQELRRSRSADFPESQIHTLHDVRDAVEAAKAGHPELLSSMILPMEISIKHLPTVTIKDSAAGAICHGARLSMRGIIKTDAFQMEDMVTIFTDSGDLIGVGEALMSASRIIPGEKGLAVAPRIIFPDADAYPAIWKGHQTSDKTSKA, from the coding sequence ATGCAAACCACATCTGAAGTGAAATTAACAGGAAAGCCGATCATTCCATTACAAAATGGCGGGGGCATTCTCCTTATCGATAAGCCGAGAGGACCAAGCAGCCACCAGGTTGCGGCATGGGTACGGGAGATGACAGGAGTTTCTCAGGTGGGCCATACCGGAACTCTCGACCCTCAGGTTTCAGGAGTACTCGTGGTGCTTCTTGGCAAGGCGGTGCGTCTGACTTCAATCCTTCATCTGGATGAAAAAGAATACATCTGCCTGATGCGCCTACAGGGTAGTGTAAGCCAGCAGGACCTTGAAAAGAACATCGCAGAGTTTACAGGCAAGATCTACCAGCGCCCTCCTCGAAAAAGTGCTGTGAAACGTGCTCTTCGGATCAGGGAGATTTTGGAACTTGAGATCTTGAGTCGTGAAGACCGGCTTGTCCTGCTCAGGGTCAGATGCGATTCGGGCACATACATCAGATCACTCTGCCACCATATCGGGATGGCCCTTGGCGTCGGTGCTCATATGCAGGAACTGCGAAGAAGCAGATCTGCAGATTTCCCAGAGTCTCAGATCCATACTCTTCACGATGTTCGTGATGCCGTAGAAGCAGCAAAAGCAGGACACCCGGAATTGTTATCATCAATGATTCTTCCGATGGAGATCTCGATAAAACACCTCCCGACTGTGACGATCAAGGATTCTGCAGCCGGTGCGATCTGCCACGGAGCACGTCTCTCAATGAGGGGAATCATAAAGACCGACGCGTTTCAGATGGAAGATATGGTCACAATCTTCACCGATTCGGGTGATTTAATCGGAGTCGGCGAAGCGCTCATGAGTGCATCGAGAATTATACCCGGAGAAAAAGGGCTTGCTGTTGCTCCACGAATCATATTCCCGGATGCTGATGCATACCCGGCAATATGGAAAGGCCACCAGACCAGTGATAAGACCAGCAAGGCTTAA
- a CDS encoding isocitrate/isopropylmalate family dehydrogenase, whose translation MHEVAVIGGDGIGPEIIASGRRVLDAAGEKFGFEIGWTDFDIGAERYLKTGELVSESEIDALSSYPAIFFGAIGDDRVTPGILEKGILLTLRFAFDQYVNLRPVKMLAGVETPLAGKGPQDIDFLVVRENTEDFYVGIGSRFSGKEKKQLEVVRNLYSVKFGLDVESDAEEIAYQIGVLTREGSRRVIEYAFDASRKRRKKVTSVDKANVLSDVYGLWRDVFRDVSVKNPDISTEFNYVDAITMWFVKNPEWFDVVVTPNMFGDIITDLGAMIQGGLGLAPGGNINPTGTSMFEPIHGSAPKYKGLNVANPFATIWAGAMLLDHLGETEAGAAVVKGIEASISNGVVTRDMGGSATTSGVGDWVAEWIRKSA comes from the coding sequence GTGCATGAAGTAGCGGTAATCGGAGGGGACGGAATCGGCCCCGAAATCATAGCATCAGGCCGCAGAGTGCTTGATGCAGCAGGAGAGAAGTTCGGGTTTGAGATCGGCTGGACTGATTTTGACATCGGTGCGGAGCGATATCTGAAGACCGGTGAACTGGTCAGTGAATCAGAAATTGACGCTCTCTCCTCCTATCCTGCAATATTTTTCGGGGCAATCGGGGATGATCGTGTAACACCGGGCATTCTCGAGAAAGGCATCCTGCTGACGCTCAGGTTTGCCTTTGATCAGTATGTGAACCTGAGACCGGTGAAGATGCTCGCAGGAGTAGAAACTCCTCTGGCAGGAAAAGGCCCTCAGGACATCGATTTCCTCGTTGTCAGAGAGAACACAGAGGATTTCTACGTTGGGATTGGCTCCCGGTTTTCAGGAAAAGAGAAAAAACAGCTTGAAGTTGTGAGAAACCTCTACTCTGTCAAGTTTGGTCTTGATGTCGAGAGCGATGCGGAGGAGATTGCATACCAGATCGGAGTTCTTACCCGGGAAGGTTCAAGGCGGGTCATTGAGTACGCCTTTGATGCCTCCCGTAAGCGCAGGAAAAAGGTGACTTCGGTCGATAAGGCCAATGTTCTGTCTGATGTCTATGGGCTTTGGAGAGATGTATTTCGTGATGTTTCTGTAAAGAACCCGGATATCTCTACCGAGTTCAACTACGTGGATGCAATAACCATGTGGTTTGTAAAGAATCCGGAATGGTTCGATGTGGTGGTCACTCCGAACATGTTTGGTGATATCATCACTGATCTGGGTGCTATGATTCAGGGTGGGCTTGGATTGGCTCCCGGAGGAAATATCAATCCAACGGGAACCTCTATGTTTGAACCGATCCATGGTTCTGCGCCGAAGTACAAGGGCCTGAATGTTGCAAATCCGTTTGCAACCATATGGGCAGGGGCGATGCTGCTTGATCACCTTGGCGAAACAGAAGCAGGTGCAGCGGTTGTAAAAGGAATTGAAGCCTCTATCAGTAACGGTGTTGTGACCCGTGATATGGGCGGCTCAGCCACGACAAGCGGTGTTGGCGACTGGGTGGCAGAGTGGATCCGCAAATCCGCATAA
- a CDS encoding 3-isopropylmalate dehydratase small subunit, producing MRVWKFGDNIDTDAIIPGRFLTINDPKGLSEHAFEGFRDEFAKGVKEGDMIVAGRNFGCGSSREHAPLALTGSGVRVVIAESFARIFYRNSVNVGLLPVICPRAGEITEQDMVTGHFAEGYIEVSGKRFDIEPVPAFLQQIIDAGGLVEYAKQIRSEDLCMK from the coding sequence ATGAGGGTCTGGAAATTCGGTGATAACATCGATACAGATGCGATCATTCCCGGGCGTTTTCTCACCATCAATGATCCCAAGGGTCTTTCCGAACATGCATTCGAAGGATTCAGGGATGAGTTCGCAAAAGGTGTTAAGGAAGGGGATATGATTGTTGCAGGGCGTAACTTCGGCTGTGGATCATCCCGGGAGCATGCTCCCCTTGCCCTGACCGGTTCTGGTGTCAGGGTGGTTATTGCTGAGTCATTCGCACGAATCTTCTACCGCAATAGTGTCAATGTCGGACTCCTTCCTGTGATATGCCCACGAGCCGGAGAGATCACCGAGCAGGATATGGTCACGGGTCATTTTGCAGAAGGTTATATTGAAGTTTCAGGGAAACGATTTGACATTGAACCGGTTCCGGCATTCCTGCAGCAGATCATAGATGCAGGGGGACTGGTAGAATACGCAAAGCAGATCAGGAGTGAAGACCTGTGCATGAAGTAG
- a CDS encoding 3-isopropylmalate dehydratase large subunit, whose translation MEQTIVEKIFSRRCKKDVFAGEVVMAPVDGAMMHDITGPLAIEKFYEMGGTKVFDPKKVIMLFDHQTPADSLNAAENQKKMRAFGKEQEILNYDIKEGVCHQVTLEKGRVCPGDIVIGGDSHTCTYGAVGAFATGVGSTDLGFALRYGCLYFRVPETIRANVTGRFTKRVGAKDLILKIIKDITVDGATYKAVEFTGETVSSMPMAGRMTCCNMAIEMGGKAGIVPPDQITAEYLKQRISCPPTDLGSDDGASYISRREYDVSDLVPQVAVPHNVDQVVDVDKIAGTPVDQVFIGSCTNGRFEDMQEAAEVLGDRSFSDNVRVLVIPASKPEYLKTLKAGIIERFVEAGALVEAPCCGPCMGGSFGLIASGEVSFSTSNRNFKGRQGSTDGKVYLGSAATAAATAITGVITDPREVE comes from the coding sequence ATGGAACAGACAATAGTTGAGAAGATCTTCTCCCGTCGATGCAAAAAAGACGTCTTTGCGGGTGAGGTAGTAATGGCTCCGGTAGATGGTGCAATGATGCATGACATCACCGGTCCACTGGCCATAGAAAAATTCTACGAGATGGGTGGTACGAAGGTTTTTGATCCGAAGAAGGTCATCATGCTCTTTGATCACCAGACCCCGGCTGATTCACTGAATGCCGCAGAAAATCAGAAGAAAATGCGTGCATTCGGAAAAGAACAGGAGATTCTGAATTATGACATAAAAGAGGGGGTCTGCCACCAGGTCACCCTCGAAAAAGGAAGGGTCTGTCCTGGTGACATTGTCATCGGTGGTGACTCGCATACCTGTACCTATGGTGCAGTTGGTGCGTTTGCCACCGGGGTTGGTTCAACTGATCTTGGCTTTGCACTCCGGTATGGGTGTTTGTACTTCCGTGTACCTGAAACAATAAGAGCAAATGTGACCGGCAGGTTTACAAAACGTGTCGGTGCCAAGGATCTGATCCTGAAGATCATCAAAGACATTACTGTTGACGGTGCGACATACAAGGCTGTGGAGTTTACCGGTGAAACCGTTTCCTCTATGCCAATGGCAGGAAGGATGACCTGTTGTAACATGGCAATTGAGATGGGTGGAAAAGCCGGTATCGTACCGCCCGATCAGATCACTGCTGAATATCTGAAGCAACGGATCTCCTGTCCTCCAACAGATCTGGGAAGCGACGACGGTGCATCCTACATATCACGGAGGGAGTATGATGTAAGTGACCTGGTGCCACAGGTCGCTGTTCCACACAATGTTGACCAGGTTGTGGATGTTGACAAGATTGCCGGAACGCCCGTGGACCAGGTGTTCATCGGCTCCTGTACAAACGGAAGGTTCGAAGACATGCAGGAGGCAGCAGAGGTTCTGGGTGATCGCTCATTCTCTGATAATGTCAGGGTGCTTGTGATTCCTGCGTCAAAGCCTGAGTACCTGAAGACCCTAAAGGCCGGCATCATAGAGCGGTTTGTTGAAGCAGGAGCACTTGTCGAGGCACCCTGTTGCGGACCGTGTATGGGAGGCTCATTTGGTCTGATAGCGTCAGGTGAGGTATCATTCTCTACCTCTAACCGGAACTTCAAGGGAAGGCAGGGTTCGACTGACGGGAAAGTCTACCTTGGATCTGCTGCCACGGCTGCTGCCACGGCAATCACCGGGGTTATCACTGATCCACGGGAGGTGGAGTAA
- a CDS encoding 2-isopropylmalate synthase, with translation MLYTRQVAFSSDKNSTVKKISVFDTTLRDGEQTPGVSFTTADKIEIARQLSDIGVSVIEAGFPASSQDEYATVKAIVAEGLDSTICGLARSVKGDVDRCIDAGVDMVHVFIPTSEVQRTHTIRKTHQEVVSITGEIVRYARDHADQVLFSAMDATRTDLPELMEVFKTAVDAGATAINVPDTVGVATPTSMKALISALRKEISCTIDVHCHNDFGMATANTISAVEAGADQVQVTVNGIGERAGNADLACTTMIIESIFGYTTGIKTERLVETSRMISRFSGLMVPPNWPVTGDYAFSHESGIHAQGVLEHASTFEPGIMTPEMVGHRRRLKLGKHVGRHAVREMLNQVHITPDEEQIDTIIARVKQIASKGKKITESDLYEIAETVVGTGTSGRYIELVDIAIMTGNHMIPTATVRAMVNGSEKVCCCTGNGPVDAAVRALIGTVPRHAELKEFNVSAISEGSDAIAHVALVVQDDKGQLFDAAASGDDIVLASAEAMANALNMVYRNGTDNS, from the coding sequence GTGTTGTACACTCGGCAGGTCGCTTTCTCCAGCGATAAGAATTCTACTGTAAAGAAGATCTCTGTTTTCGACACAACCCTCCGTGATGGGGAGCAAACTCCGGGTGTATCTTTTACCACTGCCGATAAGATCGAGATAGCAAGACAACTGTCTGATATCGGCGTCAGTGTCATCGAAGCCGGGTTTCCAGCATCATCCCAGGATGAGTATGCAACGGTCAAAGCAATTGTAGCCGAAGGTCTGGATTCCACGATATGTGGGCTGGCCAGATCGGTGAAAGGTGATGTTGACCGGTGCATCGATGCCGGTGTTGATATGGTGCATGTGTTTATCCCCACTTCTGAAGTGCAGCGGACCCACACCATCAGAAAGACCCACCAGGAGGTTGTTTCTATAACGGGAGAAATCGTCAGATATGCCCGTGACCATGCTGATCAGGTCCTTTTTTCAGCGATGGATGCAACCCGGACTGATCTGCCTGAACTGATGGAAGTTTTCAAAACTGCGGTTGATGCAGGTGCTACTGCAATCAATGTTCCTGACACGGTCGGTGTTGCTACACCAACCTCGATGAAGGCTCTCATTTCAGCATTGAGGAAGGAGATATCCTGCACAATTGATGTTCATTGTCACAATGACTTCGGGATGGCTACTGCAAATACCATATCTGCGGTGGAGGCTGGTGCTGACCAGGTCCAGGTGACGGTGAATGGTATTGGTGAAAGGGCCGGGAATGCGGATCTGGCATGCACCACCATGATCATTGAGTCGATCTTTGGCTACACCACAGGGATTAAGACCGAAAGGCTGGTGGAAACATCGCGGATGATCTCGAGATTCTCAGGTCTGATGGTGCCTCCGAACTGGCCCGTGACCGGTGATTATGCCTTCTCCCATGAGAGCGGGATTCATGCACAGGGAGTACTGGAACATGCAAGTACCTTCGAGCCAGGTATCATGACCCCTGAAATGGTCGGGCATCGCCGCAGGCTAAAACTTGGAAAGCACGTCGGCCGGCATGCGGTCAGAGAGATGCTGAATCAGGTGCATATCACGCCTGATGAGGAACAGATCGATACAATCATTGCAAGGGTCAAGCAGATCGCTTCAAAAGGCAAGAAGATCACAGAATCAGATCTCTATGAGATTGCAGAAACTGTAGTGGGAACAGGAACATCCGGACGCTACATTGAACTGGTTGATATCGCTATCATGACCGGAAACCACATGATCCCGACAGCAACCGTCAGAGCCATGGTTAATGGTTCAGAGAAGGTATGCTGCTGCACCGGTAACGGTCCGGTTGATGCCGCAGTCAGAGCACTGATCGGGACCGTTCCCCGTCATGCTGAATTGAAGGAGTTCAATGTCTCGGCCATCTCTGAAGGAAGTGATGCGATAGCACACGTGGCACTGGTTGTTCAGGATGACAAGGGACAACTCTTTGATGCAGCTGCATCAGGGGACGATATCGTGCTGGCATCAGCAGAAGCAATGGCAAATGCGTTAAATATGGTATATCGCAATGGAACAGACAATAGTTGA
- a CDS encoding glycosyltransferase family 39 protein: MNAQICQRYADYMKRQDVSWIFCICCALFVIGMGLTFQAPWVDWDASDYINVAENIVHGKGVVSGWESDTIHKFWPLTVWPPLYPILIAVLVLVGFSSVNAAMWVQILSLTGIVVVSFHLGKETDSPLVGYLSALVILLMSTLWEMARMALTEVPYIFFSIIGLYFLIRYLKSGTYWFLLFAALLCGTGAVTRYMGVTLIFTGLFILVIQPWKKPVSQLKQIGLFGIISSLPLCLVFIRNISNTGHFSGADRGGGSGNIAGVAHDMAQILISDLTPFKPLGNLGASNGIFAITCIILVIVAALLLYGVYQSDKRKFILNIWKFISDKRVIISYILIYAVSLFVLEIGMGDIATVQTRYLLPVYPFVIILVLSFMRGACGCMKPSSYRVMSGALCTILILGFLSGQVFSTIPIMSDKGGRSYTDPSWYDEPIEEYQWVMQNIPHGAEIFSNNPRAMQLHTSRAIPTLPEQGNGETARKLLTKLHPGQMIVSLNGKKSNDQYMNAGEFFSYNKDFTSPAVFKQVFSTRDAEVYQVVSPAS; this comes from the coding sequence ATGAATGCTCAAATCTGCCAGCGATATGCTGACTATATGAAACGCCAGGATGTCTCCTGGATCTTCTGTATCTGCTGCGCATTATTTGTCATAGGAATGGGCCTTACTTTTCAGGCCCCCTGGGTTGACTGGGATGCTTCTGACTACATCAATGTGGCAGAAAACATTGTACATGGGAAAGGGGTTGTCAGTGGTTGGGAGTCAGATACGATTCATAAATTCTGGCCATTGACTGTCTGGCCTCCACTCTATCCCATTCTTATCGCTGTTTTGGTGCTGGTGGGTTTTTCATCGGTTAATGCTGCAATGTGGGTACAAATCCTCTCCCTTACAGGCATTGTGGTGGTTTCTTTCCATCTGGGGAAGGAAACTGACTCTCCGCTTGTGGGATATCTCTCCGCCCTTGTAATCCTGCTGATGAGTACACTCTGGGAAATGGCCAGAATGGCGTTAACAGAGGTGCCGTACATCTTTTTCTCGATTATTGGTTTGTATTTCCTCATCCGATATCTCAAGTCAGGAACGTATTGGTTTCTCCTGTTTGCTGCCCTGCTCTGTGGAACTGGTGCAGTCACACGGTACATGGGTGTAACCCTGATCTTTACCGGATTATTTATCCTGGTAATCCAGCCATGGAAAAAACCCGTATCACAACTGAAGCAGATCGGATTGTTCGGTATTATTTCATCTCTCCCTTTATGTTTGGTTTTTATCAGGAATATTTCCAACACTGGTCATTTTAGTGGTGCAGACCGTGGTGGTGGCTCTGGAAATATCGCAGGGGTTGCTCATGATATGGCACAGATTCTCATATCTGATCTGACTCCTTTCAAACCTCTGGGAAACCTGGGTGCATCTAATGGAATTTTTGCGATTACCTGCATTATCCTGGTAATTGTTGCAGCGTTACTGTTGTATGGTGTCTATCAATCAGATAAAAGAAAGTTCATCTTGAATATCTGGAAATTTATCTCGGATAAACGAGTAATTATCAGTTATATTCTGATTTATGCTGTTTCACTCTTTGTTCTGGAGATCGGAATGGGAGACATTGCCACTGTTCAGACGCGTTACCTTCTTCCGGTTTATCCCTTTGTTATCATACTAGTTCTTTCATTCATGCGTGGTGCATGTGGCTGTATGAAACCCTCTTCATACAGAGTTATGAGCGGTGCTTTGTGCACTATCCTGATTCTAGGATTTTTATCCGGGCAGGTGTTTTCCACTATCCCAATTATGTCGGATAAAGGGGGACGCTCCTATACTGACCCATCATGGTACGACGAACCGATCGAAGAGTACCAGTGGGTAATGCAGAATATCCCTCATGGTGCAGAAATATTCAGCAACAATCCCCGTGCGATGCAATTGCATACGTCCAGAGCGATTCCTACTCTTCCTGAACAGGGAAATGGTGAAACAGCAAGGAAACTTCTTACCAAACTCCATCCCGGGCAGATGATCGTCTCTTTGAACGGGAAAAAGAGCAATGATCAATACATGAATGCCGGTGAATTTTTCTCATACAATAAGGACTTTACCTCACCTGCGGTGTTCAAACAGGTCTTCTCTACCAGAGATGCTGAAGTTTATCAGGTTGTCAGCCCTGCATCCTGA
- a CDS encoding indolepyruvate oxidoreductase subunit beta, translating into MSFDVLIVGIGGQGTILTSNILGEACVIEGVPVRGAETHGMAQRGGSVESQIRIGQEYGPLIAPGTADLIISFDLMEAARYCHYLKECGQIFTSREYVVPTSVFMQDFPAPDEYMLKGLLGDRTVVVIDARKLAEEAGSVLTQNIVLLGAASMCLPLKEQSLRDAVSRIVPKKTVELNLKAFDLGKAIC; encoded by the coding sequence ATGAGTTTTGATGTGCTCATTGTCGGAATCGGTGGTCAAGGTACCATTCTGACATCAAACATCCTGGGGGAGGCATGCGTTATTGAAGGTGTGCCGGTTCGTGGTGCTGAAACACATGGAATGGCACAACGTGGTGGTTCAGTTGAGAGTCAGATCCGAATCGGGCAGGAGTATGGACCTCTGATTGCTCCCGGTACTGCAGATCTCATTATCTCCTTTGATCTCATGGAAGCAGCACGCTACTGCCATTACCTCAAGGAATGTGGCCAGATTTTTACCAGCCGTGAGTATGTGGTCCCCACATCTGTGTTTATGCAGGATTTTCCTGCACCCGATGAGTATATGCTCAAGGGTTTACTTGGAGATCGCACTGTGGTTGTGATTGATGCAAGAAAACTGGCTGAGGAGGCTGGAAGCGTTCTGACTCAAAACATTGTTCTTCTTGGTGCAGCTTCCATGTGCCTTCCATTAAAGGAACAGTCTCTCCGTGATGCTGTAAGCAGGATTGTTCCAAAGAAGACTGTTGAGTTGAATCTCAAGGCATTTGATCTTGGTAAGGCTATTTGCTAA